A stretch of DNA from Plasmodium berghei ANKA genome assembly, chromosome: 11:
TATACAACAGCTTatccaaaaaaaatgaaaacataaatgaaggaaataatatgaatttaaaaatacagagtgatgaaaataatattaatacatttatttcactatttaatatatatagtaaaaatttgaataataaaaaaataatttatatgcttttacaaattttaaataaatacaatatcgaaaaaaaatcaagTAAAccagaaatatatataaatttattaaactCATTTgcaaaaatgaaatatagaAATTTATTACTTATAGAAACATGCCTAAAAAAAGTCACTGAAAATTTAAACagtttacatttttttgattacataaatttgctaatatcattatcaaggctaaatatatttggtataaatttaaatgtatatgatgatgtttcattttctttaaaaaataaagatgctatgttgaataaaaaaacatcatatgaaaatgataagcTTCTTTTCATAAATGAATGTAATGATagtaatttaaaaaattgtagtCAAATAAACATGGTtaacaatttaaaatatatattgaaaaaaataaatgaaaatttgtctaattttattttcacaccaagttataaaataattaacattattccaaatatattaaacagTTATGTGATATTAGGCTTTGATAAAATACACTTTAAaactataaataaaatgctAGAATCttttcatcattatatatttaattatttcgAAGAAAAACAATCTggaaatattaatatgagttattataataataaatatgatatcGATAGTTTCAATGAATATTGTTCAACAGATATAATTAATAGTATGGGTATCCCAGGTGTAAAAAATCATTATTGGTATTTCAGCGAACAAAACAATgtaatattaacaaaaaaaaattataatatatcacTTCATATTCCCATTCATTCAATATATCAgctgtatatatttaatgtttattatagcatatatataaaatatttatatcaatatTACATAAACGAAGACAAATATATACCTGTTGAAACTCATTCCATGAATAACAGCATGTCAATAAATTGCATACAAAACCCATTACactatttaaataattcaaaaatttacataaatgcggataaaacaaaaattgataaaaaaagttacgatttttttaaaatacacAATATTTTAAGTGAAAAAAGTATACACATACTAaataacataatatatttcgttaaatatataaacaatttttataataaaagcacatatgaaaaatataatttttatatgcaaTTTTTGATTCATACTCcagaaaaaaataccaAAAATGAACAGCTAGTTGAATACGCAAAAGAGTGTCATATTATTGAGAAAAGAAACAATTCAGGAATTCATTCATCAAGTTTCCACAGGGATGTTTTCTCCATATTTCGTTTGTTAGGGATAAACGATATGGAATGCGAGGTAATGTTGCGTAAATGTTGAAGAgcacatatgtatatatatagagatATAATGCGATGCACAGATACAACAAACCCTTATGCCGGTTTATCACTAAGTATACTTTATCATTTTACTTATTCTCTTAatttttctcttttaattttttttgaaggTCCCATTTCTTGATGGAATATATACCGTCGATATTGTTATACAAAATTCggtaatataaaaattacaatGAATCTATATTGGTGAACAATAGAATAACCCTTTTTTCAATCCTTTGTATACATTAATTATTATCCTTTacttatttaatttttttatcggattttttatcttttagATATGTGTCGAGATCAATGGAAACaaccattattattatgacAGAAACATGAAGAGATCATGTCAAAATATTGATTGCCTAAatctaataaaatattacttgctatgcaaaaaatataaactaATTTTAATTCCATACTTAGAATGGAataagttaaaaaataatgaagagaaaaaagaatatttgaaaaataaaatggagTCGTAAAGACGTGATAAGAAAAACGTGCAATGCGCATTTGTACAAGTGCTTAGATATATActaatatctatatattaataagaTTATTCAATGGTGCTTTACAATGTATATTCCATGTATTcgaattattaataataatataaaatggtGGAATCATCAAAAAGACAATGAAATAGCAGAGTTTGTTTTGTAACACAATACTATTTGTTTGTTATGAAACGAActtaaaaacaatattttatgaaaaaaaattaaaacgagcaaaaaatataaaagaaaaagaaaaaattaagaacATTTTAATGTTTTCAGTAACATATAcatgtgtatattttatacttttgcatatatatttatgagTATAGGAtagataattttttttgtggaTTTCCAGATGTCTACATAttgtattaatatttatttgtgccttttttattattttatgtattttttttcgtattttcttattaatttgtttccTCCTTACTAACTAATTCATAAACCTTTGAATACtttctttatcattttgtgttaaaaaattataattacaGTGCAAATATAATCTATATACTTCAGTTAgtatattaacaaaatttaatattttgtatgtTTTAAGGTAATTTCATTTACTACATTTAAATCACATATattacaataatataaatatttcaatatatatatatttgaatgGAACGATAGATACAGATTGCATATAGCTATTGAACGTGTGAAATTGCAGAAAAAATTGTTGGGTAAATTGTagattaataaaaatgaaataatatgcaTGTGCGTAAAACCTCGATAATATTTGGTATATATGATTTTGGGAAtgatatacaaataaagttgttttatataaacaCCATACATTTGTgtttcttatatttttccaatttcacataaaattatataaataggtatacataaatatattattgccatgagaaattattaaatattaataagaTTTTATGCTGCCACtcaatgtttttatttgcttataaaattatgggTGCCAATATATTCGAAGTATTTACatgatttattaataaaatacatttgTAAGCAAGTGTTTCAAAATCTAAAAGACGGAAAATTTCATTGTATTACAtcaatgaaaaaaaatgtatattattttatattattttatattattccatatttatattcctatgaaaattttaattattactTATAATTTCTCATTCACAAAAAGTTTTCATATAATCATAGTTGTAAGGCTcctattaaatattttaattattttagaACAACACATATAATTACCATATTTTATCtcgaaatatatttgtacaGTTTCCTCTATAATTTCAGCACAATAAAAAGTATTCCATGCATTGTGTGCATATCTGACAACACAACCAATACTAACTACATGCGCATAATTATATAgtgttttcatttaaaatgtGTGATTAcgtttttattaatatattacatatatatttttttcattcgAATTAagcataaattatatacacgagaaattataatttatatgaatttctttatatattatttctataaatacataaaacCACATGCATATGctatattttgttcaaCTCAAAATATACTAAATTAATGTAGCACcaccaaaaaaaaataaagcacATAAATAAGGCATGCAAAAAAACACACTTAGGCATTGAAATGTgttttaatgttttttcattcaacgtaataatatgttaaatatattattataaaggaaatgtttttatattatatgcatattaaaatcgatgtgaattttttatacattttttaaattggatttagtgaaaaaaaataaataatattaataaattcttaaaatttatattattaaatatttggtatataattcaatgttaaatttgttatatgataatttttgtctctaattgtttttttttatttttatatatactttttgatgttttttatgtcaatattataaaataattaaaatcactatataataatatacttaatttgagaaaatgaaaaagaaattcaCATAACCACCAATTTAAAGATagtgtgtatatatatattttgtataattaaacatttattgtaaaataaatatactatatatataatttgtatatatttttcattaaaaaaattattggCGTAAATGTGAAAGAATGCAAGCATTTCTCTTTAtaatcatattatataactGCATATGTTTGGCGTTAATATATTCGTTTAACCCATCAATTGGGAGCATCATCAATGTGCTTATAAAAACACCTTATAAGTTATCTTTTGGTGAATCTGATAAAAGTGCGGAAATTGCGAATTTGGAAGGAACGGGTAATTTTTCGAATGAAACAAGCACTAAAGAGACAGAACAAATCGTCGAATTCGAAAGTAAAGAGTCCAAAAATGATGACAAATATGTGTTGAATAATGAATCAAAACCTGAGTCAGTGGTAGATTATGAAGTGGCAGCTACTAAAGAAGCTATAGTAGAAGAAGCATCAATCGATAATGAAACCATAATAGAAGAGACAGTTAATAAAGATGATCCTTCAGacgaaataaaaagaattaaaGAAGTCACAGCCGAAGAAATCGAAAAACTTAAAAAGAGTGCAgcaaaagaaataaaaaaaattaaaaaagctGCTGCGGGAGAAGTAGAAAAGATTAAAGAAACTGTAGCAGAAGAAATCGAGATTgctaaagaaataatagcAGGTTCTgtattagaaaaaaaagaaaaggaaaaagaATACGTATCAGAGCATacagaagaaaataaagaaaaggGACCCATATCAGAACATacagaagaaaataaagaaaaagaatCCGTATCAGAACATACAGAAGAAAGTAAAGAAGATACATTGAAAGAAATAGAAGtatcaaaaaatgttaatatagaaaatgaaacTATTGTGAAGGAAATAGATAAATCAAATGATGAAATGCTTAGTGAAACGGAGAAAGAATATAATACAGATGAGATGATTCAAGAAAAATATGGGGAATTCAAAATCGGTGAAAATTCCTATTATTGGGAAAACGCATATATCGATGCAGAGGGTACTGTTGACGATGGTATGGAAATTGTTGGATCTTCAAAAAGAAGTAATAGTGCTATTAGTGATAAGAAGATTAAGAATAGTGTCTATTTAATTCCAGGGTTGGGAGGAAGTACGTTAATTGCGGAATATAATGATGCAGATATTGAAAGCTGTAGctcaaaattattacacTCGAAACCTTATAGAATATGGCTTAGTATAAGCagattattttcaattagATCAAATgtatattgtttatttgATACATTAAAATTAGATTATGATAGAgagaataaaatatatcgCAACAAACCAGGTGTAATTATAAATGTTGAAAATtatggatatataaaagGTGTTGCATTTTTAgattatgtaaaaaataagccATTGCGTTTAACAAGATATTATGGTATTCTTGCAGATAAATTTTTggaaaatgaatatattgaTGGAAAGGATATATTAAGTGCCCCATATGATTGGAGATTTCCCCTTTCacaacaaaaatataacgtTTTAAAGTCACACATtgaacatatatataaaataaaacaagaAATTAAAGTCAATTTAATAGGTCATAGTTTAGGTGgcttatttattaattattttttatcacaaTTTGTAGATGAggaatggaaaaaaaagcatataaatatagtaaTACATATTAATGTACCATTTGCTGGTTCGATTAAAGCAATTAGAGCACTactttataataataaagattaTACgctttttaaattaaaaaatattcttaaAGTATCTATATCTGGAAGTTTGATGAGAGCTATTTCGCATAATATGGGTTCTCCACTTGATCTTTTACcttatagaaaatattatgacaGAGATCAAATCgttgtaataataaatatggatGAGTTTCCAATTGATGAGAAACTTGCTCAAAGCATAGTAACTGAATGTGGAATATATAACGAAAGTTGTTACACTGATAGAGAAGATGTAAATTTAAAGACATATACATTATCAAATTGGTACGAATTGTTAAGTAATGACATGAgggaaaaatatgaaaattatatccAATACACCGATAGATTTTTTTCAGTAGATCATGGTATTCCAACATATTGTTTGTATAGTAccactaaaaaaaaaaacacagaATATATGCTCTTCTACCAAGATACGCACTTTATTCAGGATcctataatatattatggtATTGGCGATGGAACTATTCCATTGGAAAGTTTAGAGGCTTGTAAAAAACTCCAGAATGTGAAAGAAGCTAAACACTTTGAATATTATAAGCATATTggaattttaaaaaacgaTATAGTTAGTGATTACATATACAATATCatagataaaaatacaacTAATTAATATGTACCATTTGTGCATgaagtaaataaaaatgaggaaatattttttatgcttTATAATTTTCGTTGTAAATTTCTGAGAAATATTGTACcttattatgtttttctaattaaaaaaattcacaTTGTTATGCTTACTCaatgttatatttattctacTTATTCGCCATTTGggtatgcatatatatgcgAGCAAGCATACAATAATTAATATGgatttgtttaaaaatcctatttttttgttttgtgtatattatataatttctcatactaattcatatattttttactaaaatattgttttgcAACATGAGCTATTATGGATGTATGGGAAGTTGttttatgtaataatatacaaatcgttttttataatctaaatatatatatatatatggtgATGAAAAAACGAATACTACAACTTTGCATACAGCTAATTGCtgaatatattcattatttgtgCTAACAATTAcattacaaaataaacaataattATGCTTTCATTGTAAATCGGcataatattgtatatcagcttttttatttgcttattatgaattaaagtgaattataataatttcgctataataatatgttaTCAATATATTAGTTGTTATTATAAGAATTATAAGTGATATTTTCCTTAAAAAACTGCGCCAATTTGCGAAAGACATAATACACCAAAAGCATTTATaagtttattatatatattacatattttttataatatatatgaatgtaataaaagtatttatatataattgttacttccataaaatttattaacactttttttatatttaaaaaatcaatCATGTAACGAAAATGGGAAATATTACAACAATATGTAATTTACAGCTTCATGTAGTATTATTATGGAATTAAAGGTATTGTCATTTCAGCACACCAATGCAATTTTTTCTAAGATAAATacttattaattttattactatttaaGTACTGGAAATCTAAATTTATTAGTATTTATTCGTTTTACTTTATATATGGTgtatatttgttatatacattttttaaattatataataataatacgaGTTTATATGCagaaaaaatgtatatttgtatttaataatttttttatatttgagtaaaatatgaattttataaaaaaaaaaatgtttatttaaaatcGTTATAGccccaaaaaaatatagaataaaAAGAGGAAGTTGATAAGAAAAAGTAAAGTTCATACTTATATGATGAATAGCATAAATTCAATacatatgaatattatatataaattatacatGTGGGAAATATaccaaataaatatttttctatgaCATACGGAATTATTATTCCcctatataattttttcaatgtTACGAAACGTTTTATATACCACTATTTAAAATCATgcaatacataaaaaataatataaaagcaaaaaaaaaatataaatatactatacgtataatgtatattttaaacCCTATAACGGAATGCATATTCAGCACCTTTGGGAATAACgtcatttatttataaatccAATACGACCTtacataaaatttttaattacatattttacatgaaaaaatacataaagccataaatataaaaaattttaagtaGATGCTTCATCGTTTGggttatataataatattaagtatatataaaaatatatgtacaatttttaccatttttatatttgcttcatttgtaataataattaatgattggaaataatagaataataacaataataatataaaaaaacttttaaataatatatgaataaatatatatattaaaataaaaataaatttcattaacataaatatgtaaGAATAACGTTAATAGAATGCTTGTACTCCAAAATATGTACTTATTAAAATTGGTAAAAACATAGAATTACTAAACGAAATTAAAAAACCAAAAGcatttaacaaaaaaaataatattatagcCTAGTAAAACAAtactattaaaatatttgtatatatacatgtatgCTGTTTTAgtgaataataaatatatattagtataGTATTTCCTTTTTGAGAGTAagtgaaaatgataaaaaaaaataaacattgTATATAAGCAttacctttttttttaatattatcttttttatttataatttgtttgatttaaaagaaaaaaaaaggaataatTAAAAACCATACTAAAAAGAATTACAATAAATGTGTggttatatgtatattatatactaaTATACGTACATAATCTTCCAGGGGATAGAGGTATACATgtaaatatagaaatataacatcacaatcaaattattaaggagttttttttcatatatataataataataatcgaatcaaaataaaaaaatcaagaatacattatgaattttttgagttattcatattaatgGCACATcattctttttattataattaatagcattatttttgaaatattttaaaaccATAAGaaaggaatatatatagcaaTTACATATGTGAAGAAATAAGTAAGAGggcataaaaaatataattctaAGACACCAAAAAGAGGAAATAGAGAACTTTTTTCGCATTTCGCATATATAGTTGTGCGtaagtatattatatgcatacaagttatatttatagataCAAATATTGATATTGTTTGTACGAATTAGAAAATTtagtaataatttatatagaaagaaatataggcaaataaattttaaaaaatgaataatataaacaaagTAAATGGTGAACATGAAACCAAAGAGGGGAATAATTCCAATAGTACTAAAACACTATGGGTAGGGGACTTGGATAAGATAAAAGATGAAAAGGttgatgaaaattatattttgtattgtatgttttatgaattttctgaagatataataaaaataaaattatgtaaggaaaaaaattctcaaaaaaattcatatgCTTTTATAGAATTTACGAATTATGATATTgcaaaatattgttttgaACAATTAAATGGGAAATGGATACCTGggaaaattaataaatttaagtTGAATTGGGCAAAATATAATCTTGCTGATAATGTAAATTCGagtgataaaaatgtagaTATTGAATTAGATGACAAAGGAACATATTCTATATATGTTGGTAGTTTACCAAAAAGTACAACAAAAGaagaaattgaaaatttattttctagTTTTTATAGTAGTATTTGCtttgttaaaataattaagaATACGCagaaaaatcaaaataaggtttattgttttatccatttttttaattatgaCGAATGTGTTAGAGCATTAACCGAAATGGatggatatatttttaaaggatataaaattaaagttAGTAAATCAAATGGGATTAAAATAGCTAATTCTGATatgaataattattataaaaataataaaaatttcgaaaataatgcaaacaatataaaactattgaatgaaaataattacaaccctaataattttaatcaaaataattatttcataaatCCTTATAACCAAACCAGTTATAGCCCAAATAATTACAACGCAATTAATTACAATTCAATGAATTATAATtctattaattataattcaaTAAATAATACCTCAAATAACTACAATCAAAACAGATATCCCACAGGAAACAATACACAAAATGGttataattcaaataatattaatatgatAATTAACCAAGGGGGAGAGCAAGAAAA
This window harbors:
- a CDS encoding phosphatidylcholine-sterol acyltransferase: MQAFLFIIILYNCICLALIYSFNPSIGSIINVLIKTPYKLSFGESDKSAEIANLEGTGNFSNETSTKETEQIVEFESKESKNDDKYVLNNESKPESVVDYEVAATKEAIVEEASIDNETIIEETVNKDDPSDEIKRIKEVTAEEIEKLKKSAAKEIKKIKKAAAGEVEKIKETVAEEIEIAKEIIAGSVLEKKEKEKEYVSEHTEENKEKGPISEHTEENKEKESVSEHTEESKEDTLKEIEVSKNVNIENETIVKEIDKSNDEMLSETEKEYNTDEMIQEKYGEFKIGENSYYWENAYIDAEGTVDDGMEIVGSSKRSNSAISDKKIKNSVYLIPGLGGSTLIAEYNDADIESCSSKLLHSKPYRIWLSISRLFSIRSNVYCLFDTLKLDYDRENKIYRNKPGVIINVENYGYIKGVAFLDYVKNKPLRLTRYYGILADKFLENEYIDGKDILSAPYDWRFPLSQQKYNVLKSHIEHIYKIKQEIKVNLIGHSLGGLFINYFLSQFVDEEWKKKHINIVIHINVPFAGSIKAIRALLYNNKDYTLFKLKNILKVSISGSLMRAISHNMGSPLDLLPYRKYYDRDQIVVIINMDEFPIDEKLAQSIVTECGIYNESCYTDREDVNLKTYTLSNWYELLSNDMREKYENYIQYTDRFFSVDHGIPTYCLYSTTKKKNTEYMLFYQDTHFIQDPIIYYGIGDGTIPLESLEACKKLQNVKEAKHFEYYKHIGILKNDIVSDYIYNIIDKNTTN
- a CDS encoding polyadenylate-binding protein 3, putative codes for the protein MNNINKVNGEHETKEGNNSNSTKTLWVGDLDKIKDEKVDENYILYCMFYEFSEDIIKIKLCKEKNSQKNSYAFIEFTNYDIAKYCFEQLNGKWIPGKINKFKLNWAKYNLADNVNSSDKNVDIELDDKGTYSIYVGSLPKSTTKEEIENLFSSFYSSICFVKIIKNTQKNQNKVYCFIHFFNYDECVRALTEMDGYIFKGYKIKVSKSNGIKIANSDMNNYYKNNKNFENNANNIKLLNENNYNPNNFNQNNYFINPYNQTSYSPNNYNAINYNSMNYNSINYNSINNTSNNYNQNRYPTGNNTQNGYNSNNINMIINQGGEQENECNGNVNPINGNNNNNNTNINENTSPNKNMFLYYNNGNSQLNNPYDINYYDQMNSNVNSYAAYGNTATNNSNNNSIPYNTNNYSGTLNQLNYYSNQLTQINNYNEDTLNNNNKSYNDDELAVDNNNSANNNTNNNNDDNNNNNMHNYAENNTYLNNYICDNNNLDNFNKDHKNENNDEQNSLSNQK